DNA from Deltaproteobacteria bacterium:
TCTGCCTCCCGCCTTCCGGCGCTACCTGTTCATCGTGGGACTGTTCACGCTCGGAAATGCCAGCGACGCCTTCCTCATCCTGCGCGCCGTGGAATCGGGCGTCCCGGTTGCTTACGTTCCGCTGCTGTGGGGGGCGTTTCATGTCGTCAAGTCCGCCCTGTCCACCCCGGCAGGGATCCTTTCCGACCGCATGGACCGCAGGAAGGTGGTCGTCGCGGGGTGGATCGTCTACGCGGCCGCGTACGCGGCATGGGGGATCGCGCGGGGGCCGGCCTGGATGACGGGTTTGTTCCTGGTGTACGGGCTTTACGCCGCGGCCACCGAAGGCGTCGAGCGGGCTTTGGTTGCCGATTTCGTTCCGCCGGAGCGACGCGGGACGGCTTTCGGCTGGTTCCACCTCGTCGTCGGCCTTGCCGCCCTGCCGGCGAGCGTCATCTTCGGGGTTCTCTATAAAATGTACGGCGCCGGTGCCGCGTTCGGGACAAGCGCGTCCCTGGCGGTCATCGCGTCCGCGCTGCTCCTGCTTCTAAAGACCCCCACTGCGTCTGCGGGGACCGGCCGGGAGACTCGATCACCCTGAGGACGAAGGGGCGACGCGTTGTCGGTCCGCCGAACCGCATGTCGAGAAAGGTGACGACCGTTTTCCCGTCTTCCGTTGCCACGCGCACCGTGGGGAAGCGCGCGAACCAGAGATAGGTGCGGACGTCCTGAAGGTCCCGCAGCGCCTTCGCTTCAGGTGCCTCACGCCCCTTCCACTCCCGCTCCTTCCAGTCCACCGCGCCGTCGAACGGATTCACTTCGGCCCTTAGATACGTTCGGCCGTCGTCCACGAAGCCGTTCCAGGCGCACGGTCCCGCCGGGATCGGGAACCTGTCGCGGCGTGCGATCGCCGCAAGCCCGGGGGCAACCTCTTCGAACTTCGGCTTCTGCGCGGCCTCGGCCCTCCTCCCCGGTGTCAGGTCCGGCAGGGAACGAATTTCGGGAAGACGCGGCAGCGCCCATGCCGAAACCACCGGAACCCCGTTCCGGACCGCCGCGTACCGCACGGCTTCCTCGGCCCTCAGGTGCAGAAATGCCGCGAAACCCACATATACTGTCAGAACGGCAAGCGCCGCCCGCGCCCGTGACGGGCTATGGCGCGAAAGCAATATCCCGAGGACTATGATCCCGGTGAACGCAAGATCTACGATAAAAAGCAGATCGAAGGACACCCTGGCGTTGGAAAACGGCTGGAAGATCTGCGTCCCGTAGGAGTTGAGAAGGTCGAGCCCTATGTGGGAAAGCTGCCCGAGCAGCACCAAAAGATAAAGTTTTTTGAGGTCTTTCCACTTTCCGAACTTGTGAAAAAGCAGCGCGACTGCAAGCGAGGTGATCGCGATGCCGGCAAAGGAATGAGACACTCCCCGGTGGAGCCGAATATAGAATTCGCTCCCCAGCAACGAAGCGATGTTGTCGGCATCCGGCAGAACCGCGCCGAGGACCATGGCAACGGTCGCTTCCCTTTTCACCGCTTTCACCGCTTCGGAATTTCCCGCTACGGGCGGAATGGCTCTTGCAATGAGCCATCCCGCAAGTCCATGGGTGACGGTATCCATTAGCGATTAATTATACCACCGTCAAATCATCGTCTTCGGATCGAGAACGCGCTCGATCTCCGCCTCGGTCAGGAGCCCCTTCTCCCTCAGCAGCATGCGGATGGTCTTTCCAGTGTGAAACGCCTCATGTGCAAGCTCCGCGGCCGGGTTGTAGCCGATCTTGACCGCCAGCGGGGTCACCATGGCAAGGCTCTGCTCGATCAGCTCCTCGCACCGCTTCCGGTTGGGAGATATTCCCACTACGCACTTTTCCGCAAGGAGACGGGACGCCGCGGAGAGGAGCCGGATCGATTCCAGCAGGTTGCGCGCCATCACCGGGAGCATCACGTTCAGTTCAAGCACCCCGAGCGAGCCGGAGAGCGTCACAGCCGCATCGTTGCCTACGACCTGCGCGCATACCTGGATCCCCATCTCCAGGATGACGGGGTTGACCTTCCCCGGCATGATGGAGGACCCCGGCTGAAGCGAGGGAAGCTCGATTTCCCCTATCCCGCACCGAGGGCCGGATGATATAAGCCGCAGGTCGTTGCAGATTTTCATCAGTGAGGCGGAATAACCTTTCAGCGCACCGCTCGCGGAGACCAGCGGGTCCTGCGCCCCCATCGCCTCGAACCGGTTCTCGGCAGGCCGGAAAGGGATGCCGGTAAGCCGGTCGATCTCGGCAACGGTCCGCAGGCCGAACTCCGGATGGGCGTTCAGTCCCGTCCCCACCGCCGTCCCGCCCAAAGGCAGCTCTTCCAGGTCGGGGAAAGTCCCGCGTATGCGGCGGATGCCGTGGTCCACCTGGGAGGCGTAAGCGGAGAACTCCTGCCCCAGGGTGACGGGAACGGCGTCCTGCAAGTGGGTCCTGCCGATTTTCAGTACGTCGGAAAACTCCCGCGCCTTCGCATCCAGCGCATCCCGCAACAGCTCGAGGGCGGGAAGAAGCTCGCCGGAGAGTTGCCTTCGCGCCGCGACCCGGATCGCGGAAGGAATGACGTCGTTGCTCGACTGGCAGCGGTTGACGTGGTCGTTCGGATGGACCGGCGCATTGCTCCCCCTG
Protein-coding regions in this window:
- a CDS encoding class II fumarate hydratase, with amino-acid sequence MNGFRIEKDSMGEVLVPEDAYYGAQTRRAFDNFPVSGLPMPLPVVHAAAMIKGLAAEVNAGLGILPPPLADVISRAAREVLEGKFDREFVVDVFQTGSGTSTNMNVNEVLANRANELLGQPRGSNAPVHPNDHVNRCQSSNDVIPSAIRVAARRQLSGELLPALELLRDALDAKAREFSDVLKIGRTHLQDAVPVTLGQEFSAYASQVDHGIRRIRGTFPDLEELPLGGTAVGTGLNAHPEFGLRTVAEIDRLTGIPFRPAENRFEAMGAQDPLVSASGALKGYSASLMKICNDLRLISSGPRCGIGEIELPSLQPGSSIMPGKVNPVILEMGIQVCAQVVGNDAAVTLSGSLGVLELNVMLPVMARNLLESIRLLSAASRLLAEKCVVGISPNRKRCEELIEQSLAMVTPLAVKIGYNPAAELAHEAFHTGKTIRMLLREKGLLTEAEIERVLDPKTMI
- a CDS encoding metal-dependent hydrolase; amino-acid sequence: MDTVTHGLAGWLIARAIPPVAGNSEAVKAVKREATVAMVLGAVLPDADNIASLLGSEFYIRLHRGVSHSFAGIAITSLAVALLFHKFGKWKDLKKLYLLVLLGQLSHIGLDLLNSYGTQIFQPFSNARVSFDLLFIVDLAFTGIIVLGILLSRHSPSRARAALAVLTVYVGFAAFLHLRAEEAVRYAAVRNGVPVVSAWALPRLPEIRSLPDLTPGRRAEAAQKPKFEEVAPGLAAIARRDRFPIPAGPCAWNGFVDDGRTYLRAEVNPFDGAVDWKEREWKGREAPEAKALRDLQDVRTYLWFARFPTVRVATEDGKTVVTFLDMRFGGPTTRRPFVLRVIESPGRSPQTQWGSLEAGAARTR